The proteins below are encoded in one region of Juglans microcarpa x Juglans regia isolate MS1-56 chromosome 4D, Jm3101_v1.0, whole genome shotgun sequence:
- the LOC121261136 gene encoding lachrymatory-factor synthase, translating to MPTFVMSKLLVACHVSKHERHGTPSILTCPLPAQPILDFYQRRLFSVMERNSPPAPPKWEGKVSARLNGAVADQIWPLFKDFFNFHEWFPGLATSYGIHGTNGEPGCIRYCAGFSIPSDSGDDSVSWSNERLISVDDDSRSLSYEIVDCNIGFESYVATVTIVPQGDEGQAGCVIEWSFTVDPVEGWVRDDLVGRYEVGLQRMAQRMEDALRVGMERDG from the exons ATGCCGACATTTGTAATGTCCAAGTTACTGGTCGCATGCCACGTCAGTAAGCATGAACGGCACGGCACCCCGTCTATTTTAACGTGTCCTCTTCCAGCTCAACCCATTTTGGACTTTTACCAACGCCGTCTTTTCTCCGTAATGGAGCGAAACTCACCGCCGGCGCCGCCCAAATGGGAAGGCAAGGTTTCCGCAAGACTAAACGGTGCCGTCGCTGACCAAATATGGCCTTTGTTCAAGGACTTCTTCAACTTCCACGAGTGGTTTCCTGGCTTAGCCACTTCCTACGGCATCCACGGCACCAACGGTGAGCCCGGCTGCATCCGATACTGCGCCGGATTCTCCATCCCCTCCGACTCCGGTGACGATTCCGTCTCCTGGTCCAACGAAAGATTAATTTCCGTCGATGACGATTCACGCAGCTTAAGCTACGAAATCGTGGACTGCAATATTGGCTTCGAGTCGTACGTTGCGACGGTGACGATTGTTCCACAGGGTGATGAAGGCCAAGCTGGATGTGTGATCGAGTGGTCGTTCACCGTTGATCCGGTGGAAGGGTGGGTACGGGATGATTTAGTGGGGAGGTATGAGGTGGGCCTGCAGCGCATGGCCCAGAGGATGGAGGATGCACTGCGAGTAGGAATGGAGCGTGACGGGTA G